Genomic window (Actinomycetota bacterium):
ATGCTCGGCCTGTCGTGGTGGCGCGCTACGCCGGCCGGACGCCAGGTCTACTGGCCCCTGCAGCTGCCGGCGATTGTGTTCTTGGTCATCCTGAGCCTGTTTACCGGTCTGGAGTGGTTGACGAAGGTCGGGGTTGAGACGGCCCTAAGCCTTCCGCTCGTTGCTGCTACGGCTGGCACGGCCTCCTACGTCCTCATGCCGGCGGGCGTTCTCCTGGGGATGAGCAGAGATCGATTCAGACGTGGTCGGGTTGCCGACCTGATCGCTGGAGCCCGCGGAGGCGAGGATGATCTTGAGGGGGCACTACGCGCCGTACTTGGAGATCCGACGCTCGTGTTGGCAGAGCTCTTTCCGGACGGAAGTCTGCGCGATTCAGCGGGCAAGCCGGTCGCTCCACCCGACGAGACGTCATCTCGATCCCTCCGGTGGCTCGAACACGAAGGGACGAGGTTGGGAGCCCTCCTCCACGACAGCGCCCTCTCGGAACACCCCCGTCTTTTGAATTCCGCTGGTTCCGTGGCAGCCATAGTTTTGGCGAATACGCGATTGGCTGCCGAACGGCAGGAGCACCTCGCAGATGTGAAGGCTTCTCGGGCTCGTTTGGTTGCAGCGGAGGAACAAGCGAGGAGACGGATCGAGCGCGATCTGCATGACGGCGCGCAGCAACGTTTGCTTGGCGCTTCGCTCACGGCCAAACTGCTGCAGGGTCAGGCTCCCGATCCGCTGCGTGAAGACCTTGCGGCACTGTCTACGGAACTGTTGGAGGCCGTCGACGAGCTTCGGTCTCTCTCGCATGGTCTCTATCCACAGGCGCTGCTTGATGGGGGCCTCCCGGCAGCCCTGGAGCTGCTTCGAGACAGATCTCCAATAAGGGTCGAGCTTGACGTTCGGGTCCCACAGCGTCCCCTTGCAATGGTGGAGGCGAACGTCTATTTCATTGTCTCCGAGGCGCTCGCCAATGTGGCCAAACACGCTCAGACCGATGGGGCCCGGGTGAAGGTCACGTTGTCAGAGGGGTGGCTGACGGTTGTGGTGGCGGACGCGGGGGTGGGAGGCGCGAGTGAAGCGGACGGCAGGTCTGGGCTTCGCGGATTGCGCGATCGGGCTGAGGCATTGGGCGGCGAATTGACGATCACCAGCAAGGTCAATCAAGGAACTGTGGTGCAGGCGAGACTGCCTGTTACACCTCTGCTAAGAGCGGAGTCGGACCACGCCTCGGCTGCTGGCCGGCGCCCCGGGGACAACACTTGATTTCTGGATCAATCTCCGAGGCGAACACGACCTCATGCGCAACCGGCGAAGAAGAAGATGCGCCCTCTCGGTAGCCCGGCTAGTCCTGATAAATATTGCCCGTCGCTTACGGCCGACCTGCGGACACGGCTTCTAGCACAGCGCTAATCGAGATCTAGACAACTGCCACAGAGACTACGCACAACGGAACGCAAGAGAACTTGCCCACTTGTTGCATGCTGCCGGATAGGCCTGCTGCATCAAGCACTTGGCCTCAACAATCGTCAAGTAACCCTTCCCGCGCTAACTATCGCTGTCGTTACGGGACCAGAACGGATCGCTGGGCTCGGGGGCAGCACAATCGGCAAAGCCCCGGCTCCCCGCTGCAAGGCAACACACCTCACAGGGCATGCCATCTGGGTCTTCGAAGTAGAGACTGATGACTGAACCGAATCGGGAGATCGTCCCGGGGCTATAGCCCCCCTCAACGAGGCGCGCCCGCAACTTTTCGAGCAGGGACCCGTCAGGTACCGAGAGGGCGAAGTGGTCAACCCTGCCGCGCGCGAGGAGCTCGCCGCCCAACCCGTCCACGTGCTCCTCAGGAAGCTCGAACGCGTGGATAGCCGTCGTGGGATTCAGTTCGATGAAGGCGTGGGGGATACCTCCGCGCAAGGGTGTCTCGCCACTCCAAACAGTTTCAGCCTCGAAGACCTCGCTGTAGAAGCGACCGAGGCGATCGAGGTCCTTCGTCACAATGGCCACGTGATTGAACCCGATGGGAAGGCTCATGAGACTCGCTCCTCCTTGTCCAGACCACGCTGCCCGACCTCCGTGGCAGTATCATCCGAGCGTAGCAGTATTCATCCGGGTATTACTAGAGCGAATATAGGACGATATGGCGAAGCCCGTCAAGAAGCGCAAGTACAACTCCAAAGTCAGACAGGAGCAGGCGGAGCAGACGCGCACTCGGATCCTCGAGGCCGCCACTAGGTTGTTCCTGGAGGACGGGTACGCCCGAACGTCGATCCGGGCCATCGCTGAAGGGGCTGGCGTCGTCCCGGACACCGTTTACGCCGCATTCGGGAGCAAGGTCCGCGTCCTCACGGCTCTCATCGATCAGCGTCTCGTTCCGGATGGTGCCGTAGCAAGCGTGAGGGATCGTCCTGATGTTCAAGCGATCCGCACCGAGCAAGATCAGCGACGCCAACTCGAGATGTTCGCGGAGATCTTCACCAAAATCTCGGGCGACCTCCGTCCCGTGTTCGAGATCCTGCGGACTGCATCGGCTGTGGAGCCGGAGTCGGCTGCCGTCTTGAAAGAGATGGAGGCTTACCGCCTGCAGAACATGCATATCTACGCCGGATGGATCGCAGAACGAGGAGCGCTGCGGTGCCACGTTGAACGCGCAGGGGAAATCATGTGGGCCCTTGCAAGTCCCGACATGGGGCGGAAGCTTTGTGACGAGCTTAGGTGGAGCCAGGCTGAGCATGCCGGATGGCTAGCGGAGACACTGATCCGGACGCTTCTGCCCTCAGCCCCAGACTCGCCGCTGGAGTGAAGAGCTAGTTTTGCCCAACAAAACGCGAGGGAGCTTGCTGAACTGTCACACCAGCATGACTCTTGAAGGAGCGACTGTTGTAATGAGGTTCCGACTGCGGCCCCGAACATCCGTCTAGGTCACTGAGGACGTAGTCAGTGACCGAACGGAGACGATGTGTATCTCGTGCTCGGTCCCGGCTAGCCTTGGTAGCCACTCTGCTGAGGTGGCATGTCGCGTTCGGTCACTCTCGTTCAAGGAACGATCGGTCTGAGAACGACGGCGCTTACCCCTCGGCGCGGAGCAGCCTAGCTAGCAACTCGCGGAGAGTGCGGTGTCCTTGTTCGCCGAGGATCTCATCGACGCGAGCTTCGAGGCCGACGATCGTTTGCTTCGCCGCCTCTACCGCGGCCCACCCGTTAGGGGTGAGCACGATCAGCTTGGCCCGGCGGTCTGTTGGATCGGGTTGTCGCTCGACGTACCCGAGCTCTTCGAGCTCGTCCACGAGCTCGCCCATGGCCTGCGGGGTCATGTTCGCTCGACGAGCCAGGTCGGTGAGTCGAGAGCCCTCGCGATCGATCTGGGCGAACACAGCAGAGTGTTTCGGCTTCTGCGGGTAACCCGCGCCAACCACACCATCGACGATCTGGAAGCCGAGAAGGCTGTACGCCTGTCCAAGCATGGAGATCGTGTTCAGGCGGTCGTCAGGGTGCCCGGGAGCCTCCTCTTGCATCGCGGGCCATTAAACACTAAGGTAGCCTGAAATACAGGTATCCTTAGAATACGGGCAGCTATGGGTGGACAGGCATCAGGGGTGACGGTGGGGACGCCGGGTTGGCTGTGTCTGGGCGCGGGGCCTGATCGGTGCGGCAGCGGCGGTCTTTCTCGTGCTCGCCGAGCCAGCCGTCGCAGAGGTCGCTATAGCTATCCGCTGACTCTCACAGCTCACACTTAGGAGGCGAATCTTGTTGTACAGAGTCTTGCTCTTTGGCCATGTCTTGGCGGTCATCCTGTGGGTCGGCCCCGGGTTCCTGTTTCAGATATTCACGGAGCGTGCCGCGGCGACCGACGACACCGGGACCCTGAGAACCGTTGTCCGGGAAGGAGAGCGTCTCGGAAAGACGCTTTTCGGTCCGGCATCGATGATTGTTCTTGTTACCGGTCTTTGGTTGGTACTTGAAGGGAACTGGGGGTTCGACCGAATGTTCGTGGTCGGCGGTCTGGTCGGTGTAGTCGCTTCGATGGCGATCGGAGGCGTCTTCATCGGTCCGACCGTAAAGCGTCTGGAAGAGGGCTTGCGTTCTTCAACCACGCTGGATCATGAAATGAAGAGGGGACTGATCCGATTGCGCAACGCAGGTCGCCTCGATGCGCTCCTCATGACGACCGTTGTCTTTCTGATGACGGTAAAGCCGGGCCCGTAGGCGCCCTCCGGGAGTTGTCACTCCCGGCGGCGGGCGCAGCCGTTAGTCCTGATAAACATCGGCCTTTCGCTCAGGAGCGACCTGCGAATTCGGCATCTAGCACAGCGGTCATCCGGATCTAGACAACTGCCACAGAGATTACGCACAGCGCAACGCCAGAGAGCTGGCTGACTTGCTAAAGACCCAAGATGTTGCACCTGTGAGGCCTGAGTAACCGGCACAATGCTCTACTGACCGAGGAGCTGCTGCTTAAGCGTCTGGACCATCCATGCCTCGTAGCGACTGGGTGCCCATCCCCTCTCGTGTACCAACTCGCGGTAGATCTCCTCATTAGAAAGTGCCCACAAGACGTCGGTGGCACTGTGAAGATCGAGGCCCGGGGCTAGGTCTGAGGCGAGTTCGGCCACGAACTCCTGCATGACGCTCGCGCGGCTCTCGAGGACGGTTCGATACTCCTCGGCAGCAGCCGGATCTACCCGGGCGGCTTCTCGATGCGCAGCGATGACGTCATAACTCCGCTCCATCTGGCGCCGCAGGAGCTTGGCCCACCCCTCCAGTTTCCCGTTGGCCTCGGGTGCCGCCTTCGCTTGCGCTGTCAGCTCAGGTAGCTCGACCTCAGCGTGCATCTGCTGTCTCAGCGCGAGTAGGAATGATTTCTTCGACCCGAACACCGCGTAGACAGTGGGTTCGGCGACCCCAGCCTCTTCAGCGATGGCCGCGATGCTCGTCGCTCCATATCCGCGCTCGCGGAACAGCTTCCGCGCGGCGATCGCGATCCTGTCCTTAGTCGCAGCGGCCTGTTCCTGACGGTAGGTCGAACGTTCGCGCTTGACAGCCATCGCTGGTGAGAGTACAACTTTACTCGATATAGGATGACTATAACGAACAGGGAGGTCTCGATGGATGTTGCTGCAGTTCAGCCTCGGTCGTCCCGGGTGGGGCGGTGGCCACTTACTGTCGCAGGGATAAGCGGTCTCCTCATGGTCGCAGCGATCGTCGTCAACGGACCCCTCGCGGCAGTGATCGAGGGGTATCCGTCATTTTGGACGTCTTCTGCGGCAGCGGATTTTGAGCGGTTCTTGCAGGATCCGGAACGCGTTGACCGCGCTGTGGTCGTCTTCGCTCTTTCGAACCTGATCTTCGTCTTCGCGATCCCCTTCTTCTCGGGCGTCCGCGTCCTAGTTAGGGAGGGCGATCGGTCAGGCTTCCTCGGGGTCATCGCGGGGATCGCTGTTCCACTGTTTCTTGCGGGCGGGTTGGCCTCGGAGGTCTTCAGCCACGGGATCCCGGTCGTGATGGCGTCTGTTCCCGGCTACGAGGTGAGTCTCAACACCGTCCTTACGGTGCAAGGACTGCAATACGTGGCTCTTGTCCAGGGCCAGGCCGGTCTGGCTGTTGCCCTTATAGCGTTGTCCGTAGCCGGTCTGAGGAGCGATCTTCTCCCTAAGTGGATCTGGTGGCTTGGCGTCGCGGTCGGAATCATCAACCTCGTCCGGCCGTTCGCAGCCGCGAATCCTCCTCTCCTAATGGCAACCTTTGTCCCTACATTCGTCTGGATCGTCGCAACGTCTGTCGGCCTCCTAGCATCTGGTCGCAGTGCGGCGGCGACGCCTTCAGGAATGGAACGGAAACGCGATCTCGCACAGCGCTCATTCGGATCTAGACAACTGCCACAGAGACTACGGACAGCGAAACGCGCGCGAGCTCGCTGACTTACTCAAGGCAGAGAAACAGCAGCTTTAGCGACCCTGCCACAATGATCCTTCCATGAATATGGAAGCTGAGGGCATCGTCGATGTGTTCGCGCCTGTAACTCGTGTAGCGCCGTGCGTCGTAGTCGGCATCGAGGTGAATGGCCAGGTTCAAGTCACATCGCTGGGCGCGGATGGTGATACTTGCGCGGAGGAGACGATCTTCGAGATTGGGTCGATTACGAAGACGTTCACGGCGCTTCTCTTAGCTGAGATGGCCCAACGGAACGAGGTCGCGCTGGATGATCCCGCGTCGAAGTTCGTGCGAACGCAGAATCAGGCACTGTCCCAGGTGACGCTGGTGGATCTTGCTACACACACGGCTCGGTTCCCTCGGGTTCCGCGAGATCTGTGGGGGCGAGCATTGCGGAATCACGAGAATCCGTACCACGATTACTGCGAGTCACGACTCGAGAACGCGCTCAGCCGCATCAGAGCAAGACGTGGTGTCAGCAAGAGGGTGCGCTACTCCAACTTCGGATATGCGACTCTGGGCTATGTCCTCTCGAAAGTCGCGGGCGTCCCGTATGAACATCTAATCGATGGTCGCCTCTGCGACCCACTGGGGTTGGACTCGACATCATTCGCGCTTGCGAGTGATTTGGAGCAGCGGTTCGTGCGCGGTCACAAGAAGAGGGGGCGGGAGGTAAGCCGGTGGGACCTCGTGTCTTTCGCCCCTGCCGGGGGCCTGAAGTCTTCCGTAGGCGATCTCCTCACCTACGTCCGCGCTCACGTTCATCCGGGGAATTCGCCGTTGGCCGGGTCCTTGACTGACGTCCAGCAGCCTCGTGTCGACATTCGGAAAGGACGCCTCGCAGTCGGCCTCGCGTGGTTCATTGGCCACCACAAGGGAATGACGATCGCGTGGCACGGGGCGGCACGGGCGGCTTCAGTTCGTTCGCAGGCTTCTCTGCTGAGGCCGGGGTGTCCCTGGCTGCTTTGGCGAATGCCCAAGTAG
Coding sequences:
- a CDS encoding sensor histidine kinase; translated protein: MTIEAGTREPTAPKVLAGVAVFASLLVTFLLFAWFRSIAAPSVWYGRVAGALIFSIAAVVAWRAYSRRRLALLLSACALSGWLIPAYWWTSQNPLLWTFSGVIGWVDFAFVAWLVLAYPDGVLEGAARRWIVAALWLTNFLWGPITLLFWDPSLPRYAAMCPGCPSSLNALLVHPWPEFFSVMEILALGIFAVTGVVVASMLGLSWWRATPAGRQVYWPLQLPAIVFLVILSLFTGLEWLTKVGVETALSLPLVAATAGTASYVLMPAGVLLGMSRDRFRRGRVADLIAGARGGEDDLEGALRAVLGDPTLVLAELFPDGSLRDSAGKPVAPPDETSSRSLRWLEHEGTRLGALLHDSALSEHPRLLNSAGSVAAIVLANTRLAAERQEHLADVKASRARLVAAEEQARRRIERDLHDGAQQRLLGASLTAKLLQGQAPDPLREDLAALSTELLEAVDELRSLSHGLYPQALLDGGLPAALELLRDRSPIRVELDVRVPQRPLAMVEANVYFIVSEALANVAKHAQTDGARVKVTLSEGWLTVVVADAGVGGASEADGRSGLRGLRDRAEALGGELTITSKVNQGTVVQARLPVTPLLRAESDHASAAGRRPGDNT
- a CDS encoding VOC family protein, which codes for MSLPIGFNHVAIVTKDLDRLGRFYSEVFEAETVWSGETPLRGGIPHAFIELNPTTAIHAFELPEEHVDGLGGELLARGRVDHFALSVPDGSLLEKLRARLVEGGYSPGTISRFGSVISLYFEDPDGMPCEVCCLAAGSRGFADCAAPEPSDPFWSRNDSDS
- a CDS encoding TetR/AcrR family transcriptional regulator, whose amino-acid sequence is MAKPVKKRKYNSKVRQEQAEQTRTRILEAATRLFLEDGYARTSIRAIAEGAGVVPDTVYAAFGSKVRVLTALIDQRLVPDGAVASVRDRPDVQAIRTEQDQRRQLEMFAEIFTKISGDLRPVFEILRTASAVEPESAAVLKEMEAYRLQNMHIYAGWIAERGALRCHVERAGEIMWALASPDMGRKLCDELRWSQAEHAGWLAETLIRTLLPSAPDSPLE
- a CDS encoding MarR family transcriptional regulator, with the protein product MQEEAPGHPDDRLNTISMLGQAYSLLGFQIVDGVVGAGYPQKPKHSAVFAQIDREGSRLTDLARRANMTPQAMGELVDELEELGYVERQPDPTDRRAKLIVLTPNGWAAVEAAKQTIVGLEARVDEILGEQGHRTLRELLARLLRAEG
- a CDS encoding DUF2269 family protein, giving the protein MLYRVLLFGHVLAVILWVGPGFLFQIFTERAAATDDTGTLRTVVREGERLGKTLFGPASMIVLVTGLWLVLEGNWGFDRMFVVGGLVGVVASMAIGGVFIGPTVKRLEEGLRSSTTLDHEMKRGLIRLRNAGRLDALLMTTVVFLMTVKPGP
- a CDS encoding TetR/AcrR family transcriptional regulator; amino-acid sequence: MAVKRERSTYRQEQAAATKDRIAIAARKLFRERGYGATSIAAIAEEAGVAEPTVYAVFGSKKSFLLALRQQMHAEVELPELTAQAKAAPEANGKLEGWAKLLRRQMERSYDVIAAHREAARVDPAAAEEYRTVLESRASVMQEFVAELASDLAPGLDLHSATDVLWALSNEEIYRELVHERGWAPSRYEAWMVQTLKQQLLGQ
- a CDS encoding beta-lactamase family protein, coding for MNMEAEGIVDVFAPVTRVAPCVVVGIEVNGQVQVTSLGADGDTCAEETIFEIGSITKTFTALLLAEMAQRNEVALDDPASKFVRTQNQALSQVTLVDLATHTARFPRVPRDLWGRALRNHENPYHDYCESRLENALSRIRARRGVSKRVRYSNFGYATLGYVLSKVAGVPYEHLIDGRLCDPLGLDSTSFALASDLEQRFVRGHKKRGREVSRWDLVSFAPAGGLKSSVGDLLTYVRAHVHPGNSPLAGSLTDVQQPRVDIRKGRLAVGLAWFIGHHKGMTIAWHGAARAASVRSQASLLRPGCPWLLWRMPK